ATGAAGTTATCGGTGAGGCTAACGAGCAGATACCAAGAGGAAATGCCGAGCATCCCATGGGCAGGCTCATAGCTGATGCAATGCTCTGGAGTACTGACTCGGATGTCGCTCTGATGAATCGAGGCGGTATCAGAGCCGCATTACCAAGAGGACTGATTACGCCCAGAGTTGTATATCAGGCGATTCCATTTGAGGAGGATCTTTTCGTCTTCGAACTGACCGGAGCTGAACTCAAGGAAATCCTCGAGACTGGAATGCAGGGACGTCGTCGCGATATGGAAATCGGTGGTCTGACAGCATACAGAAATCAGGCCATGCCTGACGGAGAGAAGATAGAAGAAATGCTGATAGGCGGCGAACCGTTTGATCCGGATATGATTTACAGGTTCGTTACCACCGGTTACCTTGCCATTGGAAATATCGGTTACGATATCATGCTGGAGCATGAGTCAGTACCTGTCGGCGTGACTCTGATGAACGCGGTTACGGAATACATATCTATGATTGGTGAAATCACTCCTGACAACCAGACCAGGATCATATGGATTGATGAGCCGTAGTAACATTTGGGGGCCGGGCCTAACATTTAAACATTTCATCGGGGACATGCACGCTCGAAAAACCCAAATGGGGACATCCACTCTATGGTGGGTGTCTCCAGAAAACATGTTGCGCTGCCGCGTGTCCCCGTGTACTTATGAGTCAGGTCAACCATGAAGGGTAGAACAACCCTCGCTCTCCTGCTCGGTGTTCCCGCCGCAATATTCTTCCTGCTGTCAGTCGCTTTCCCTGTTCTGGGAAAAACCGGAGATATCTTCGATCCGATTCTGTCCGCAACCTGCCACAGATTACCTGAAAGATGCATACAGATGCCATGGGGAACGAGCGGCCTCTGCGCAAGGTGTACCGCCTTCTGGTTCGGTCTTGCTGTCGGGATTTCTTTCATGTATCCCGGAATCATCCGGATACCGTTCTGGACCGGTGTACTGTTTCTCATTCCTCTGATCATAGACGGTGCTGTTCAGAGCGTAACAGCGTATGAAAGTACCAACATCCTTCGTGTTCTGACAGGGCTCACCGCAGGATCGGGGATTTCGATACTGATCTTCGGGAGAATGAGGAATTCCGGCAAGTAGTAGTCGAAACCCACTTTCCCGATCCTCGCTTTCAGGTTGATTTGAACTGTTATACGGAGCCAATATTTATCGCATCAATA
The Candidatus Aegiribacteria sp. genome window above contains:
- a CDS encoding DUF2085 domain-containing protein codes for the protein MKGRTTLALLLGVPAAIFFLLSVAFPVLGKTGDIFDPILSATCHRLPERCIQMPWGTSGLCARCTAFWFGLAVGISFMYPGIIRIPFWTGVLFLIPLIIDGAVQSVTAYESTNILRVLTGLTAGSGISILIFGRMRNSGK